The following proteins are co-located in the Vicugna pacos chromosome 3, VicPac4, whole genome shotgun sequence genome:
- the LOC140695678 gene encoding endogenous retrovirus group K member 7 Gag polyprotein-like, whose protein sequence is MGQNNSKGLFVQILRVMLKERGIQVSKQCLEQFLVFVKEICPWLPEQGTVNLETWKVVGVRLRDYYTANGPNKMPATILPLWLLIRDCLDPATEGEKFDTVKIENIEPSAPTYPDVKEIPYAPPAVNATDGPFDSELDPADQEELEDQAARYHKDEDPWGIFFEENKTFDMSKFKDIITECVQQNLSKKEQKKPPIISSPPPSYSPQEEKASKFVVLSPLQKALQQASKEGEHIPGFSLVYPVLEDAQQQRYYETIPFKQLKELKMACAQYGPTAPFTQAIVESLGNQYLPPNDWKQVARACLSGGNYLLWKSEFYENCAATASINQRQGIQVTLEQLTGEGQYQDTHSQLGYLPGAYPQINAAALRAWRKLPNSENKTEDLSKIRQGPDEPYQDFVARLMETIGKVIGDEQAGLVLAKQLAYENANSACQAALRPYRKKSNLADFIRICADIGPSYVQGIALAAALQGKTVKEVLFQQNRPKRNFQGTSRVAGPPGSCHACGQLGHRANQCPKRGQQPPGQDILVTSPGLCPKCKKGKHWAKDCRSKTDINGQLLNQGNWVRGQPQAPKQCYGAIQETSQVSHNPFLPDQVFQTSIEQPQGVQDWTSVPPPTQY, encoded by the coding sequence atgggACAAAATAATAGTAAAGGTTTATTTGTACAGATACTTAGAGTGATGTTAAAGGAAAGGGGAATTCAGGTCTCGAAACAATGTTTagaacaatttcttgtttttgtaaAAGAAATCTGTCCTTGGCTTCCAGAGCAGGGTACTGTTAATTTAGAAACTTGGAAGGTTGTTGGAGTTCGCCTAAGAGACTATTATACTGCCAATGGTCCAAATAAAATGCCAGCTACTATACTTCCTTTATGGCTACTAATTAGAGATTGCCTCGACCCAGCCACTGAGGGAGAGAAATTTGATactgtgaaaatagaaaatattgagccCTCTGCTCCTACTTATCCAGATGTTAAAGAAATTCCTTATGCTCCTCCTGCAGTAAATGCAACCGATGGTCCTTTTGATTCAGAACTAGATCCAGCTGATCAAGAGGAGTTAGAGGATCAAGCTGCCCGTTACCACAAGGATGAAGATCCTTGGGGCatcttttttgaggaaaataaaacttttgacaTGTCtaaatttaaagatattattACGGAATGTGTTCAACAGAATCTTTCTAAGAAGGAGCAGAAAAAGCCGCCAATAATTTCGTCTCCTCCTCCTAGTTATTCTCCACAGGAGGAGAAGGCatcaaaatttgttgttttaagtcctttacaaaaggCTTTGCAACAAGCTAGTAAAGAAGGAGAACACATTCCtggtttttctttagtatatCCAGTCCTTGAGGATGCCCAACAGCAGAGATActatgaaactattccttttaaacaattaaaagaattaaaaatggcttgtGCTCAATATGGACCTACTGCGCCTTTTACACAAGCCATTGTTGAAAGTTTAGGAAATCAATATTTACCTCCAAATGATTGGAAGCAAGTGGCACGTGCCTGCCTATCTGGTGGAAATTATCTACTTTGGAAATCAGAATTCTATGAAAATTGTGCAGCTACAGCTAGTATTAATCAGAGACAGGGCATCCAAGTTACATTAGAGCAATTAACTGGAGAAGGACAATATCAAGACACTCACTCACAATTGGGTTATTTGCCTGGTGCCTATCCTCAGATAAATGCAGCAGCGTTAAGAGCATGGAGAAAGCTGCCCAATTCTGAGAATAAAACTGAAGATTTGTCCAAAATTCGGCAGGGACCTGACGAGCCATACCAAGACTTTGTTGCTCGCCTTATGGAAACTATTGGTAAAGTGATAGGAGACGAGCAAGCAGGATTGGTTTTGGCTAAGCAATTAGCTTATGAGAATGCTAACTCTGCTTGTCAGGCCGCTCTAAGACCATACCGAAAAAAGAGTAATTTAGCTGATTTCATACGAATCTGTGCTGACATAGGACCATCCTATGTCCAAGGAATTGCTTTAGCTGCAGCTTTACAAGGAAAAACAGTTAAAGAGGTTTTGTTCCAACAAAACCGCCCAAAGAGAAATTTTCAAGGAACTTCCAGGGTAGCTGGCCCTCCTGGTAGTTGTCATGCATGTGGACAACTGGGGCATCGAGCAAATCAATGTCCTAAAAGAGGGCAACAACCGCCTGGTCAAGATATATTAGTAACCAGTCCTGGTTTATGTCcaaaatgtaaaaaaggaaaacactgggCTAAAGATTGCAGATCTAAGACTGATATAAATGGACAACTTCTGaaccagggaaactgggtgaggggccagccccaggccccgaAACAATGTTACGGGGCAATTCAGGAGACCTCTCAGGTCAGCCACAACCCGTTTCTTCCAGACCAAGTATTTCAGACCTCTATAGAGCAACCCC